The genomic segment GTACTAACTTTAATAACTCTATCTTCTACTTTTGCCCCTCTAATCTCTTCTATTAAATCTCTTAATGGAGAAGACATATAACTATTTTCTATAAAATATTTTATTAATTTTTTACAAAAATATGCCTTTTCTTTTTCGCCTATATTATTTAATTTTAATCCCTTACTATAAATATAATCATAATTTGACCCATTTTTATCTAATGTTTCTTTTACGTCTTTAAAACACCTTAAAACTGTACTTCTTGAGATATCTAAAATCTCCTTTTCTTTTTCTAAATTAAGAAATCCCTTATAGATAAACTTTAAATAGAGATAATCTATTTTTTCATCTGTTGTTAAAAATTTCATATTAGAATATAAATACTCTAAATCTTTTTTTTGTAATTTTAAAATATAGTGATCTTTTTCTTTTTTTATGGTATTTAAATTTAATGTTTCTAAAAGTTCATTCAATTGGTTAACACTTTTTTGAATTGCACTTTTTTCCACATCAACATAATACATAATATCTTCTGCACTCATTTTAGATTGAGCTAAAAGTTTTAAAATATTGGTAACCGTTGTATTCATTTCTTTCCTTTCAAATTTTTTTCTTCGGATATTAATTATACTATTTTTGAATAACTCATGACATTTATAATTTTATTTTATTTTTTTTAAATTTTTTTATACATATAAACTTAATAACCTTTGACTTTTAACTTATTTTCTTTTAAAATTAACTGATTAATCAAAATGATGCAACTTAGGGGAGGAAATATGGATGTATTTTTAAAGGATAATGATTTAAAAATTTTAAGATATATTCTTTATAATAACAATAGTACAATTAAAAAAATTTCAGAGTTTGTTAACTTAAGTGATGTCTATGTTCGAGAATCAATAAAAAAAATTAATAAGTATTTAAAGTTAAATTTTGATTTTGAAATTGTAAAAATTGGAAAGGAGTTGCATTTTCCTATTGAAAAAAAAGAACTTTTTTCTCAACAATTTCCTAAAAATATTTCTGGTGGTTTTTCATCCAAAAAAATCAGAGTAGATTATATCATATTAACTCTCATTTTTCAAAATAAAATTAAATTAACTGAAATTGCAGAATTTTTTAATGTCACTCGCTTAACTATTAGCAACGATTTAAAAGAGGTTAAAAGTATTTTAAAATCTTTTAATTTGAACTTAGAAAGTAAAAAATGGGAGGGTATTTCTTTAAGTACTGAAAGTGATAGATTTAGTTTTTTTTCAATAGAATATCTAACGAAAATTTTATTTGAACAAGGACTTACTCTTAATATTACAACTCAATACTCTATTACTAATTCTCATTTTTCAAAATATTTAAATTCTTTTATTAATTTAGAAACACAAAAATCAATATTAAATTTTCTTCAAAATCTTGTTAAAGATCTTAATTTAAATTTAGATATTTTTAACTTTCAAAGTTTTTATGCAGCAATAATTTTTTCATATATCCATAAAGAATTTAATCTTTCTAAAGTTTTTTTCATAAAAAGAAAATACCTAAAAGAAAGCTCAGATAAACATATTGATTATTTTAAACATATTCCTGGATATGATTCTATAAAACATATTAATTTAGAACTTTTATCCATATTAATAGTTGGAAATACAATTGATGCTCTAGACACACCTAAATTTTTTCCTCATTCTATCTTCGAATTTATAATTAAATTAGAAGGATTTTTCAAATTTAATTTTTTATATAATGATAAACTTGTTATTAAAAATATGCTAAAAACATATCTTTTTAAGAAAAAATATGAACTTACTAGATTTACTGTGCCTATAAAAAATATTCCTAGCGACAATTTAATTTTTATCTCTAAAATGAACTCACTTATAAATAAAGACAAGGAATATATTTATTATGACGACATTGTTGAATTATCTTTCTTTTTAAAATCTTTAAAGAAAAAATATTTTTGTGAAAAAGGAAAAAATAAATCTATTCTTTTAGTCGACTCTGAATATAATCTTTGGCTTAGTGAAAATTTAAAGGATTTTATTTCTTTAAACTATTGTATTGGTCAAATTGATCTATTAAGTATTTTTAATAATATTAATTGGAATTCATTAGAAAAAAAATATGATGCTATATTTTTTATAAATTTAAAAAAACCAATTGACGTTATATCTTTTAATAACTGTTTTGAAATATCTTATTTTGGAAATAATCAATTCTTTCTTGAAGAATATATAAACTTTGGAGGTTAATATGGTTAAAAAATTTATAAGTTATTACAAACCTTATAAGAAATTATTTTTTTTAGATTTATTAGCTGCTATAACTGTTTCTGCGTGTGATTTAATTTATCCAATGTTAAGTAGAGTTGCTGTTAATAATTTTATTCCAAATAAAAATTATAAAAGTATTATTACACTTGGTATTTTTCTTTTTGGAATATATATAATTAAACTATTTTGTAACTATTTCATGAACTATTGGGGTCATGTTGTTGGTGTTAGAATGCAAAGTGATATGAGAAAAGATATTTATGTTAAATTACAAAATTTCCCAATTAAATATTTTGATAATACTCAGACTGGAAGTATTATGTCACGAATTGTAAATGACTTACAAGAAGTTTCTGAGCTGGCTCACCATGGCCCTGAAGACCTTTTTATATCTATAATTATGATATTAGGATCATTTTTTCTATTATTAAATATAAATATTCCATTAACTTTAATAATTTTTTCAGTAATTCCTTTCACCATATGGTTTACTATCAATAGAAGACAAAAAATGTCTGATGCATTTTTAGAAACTCGTGAAAAAATAGGTACCATTAACTCTACTTTACAAAATAGTATTAGTGGAATAAGAGTTTCCAAAGCTTTTGTCAATAAAGATGAAGAGTTAGAAAAATTTAAGGTTAGTAATTCCCAATTTAAAAAGGCTCGTGAAAGTGCTTATAAAGTAATGGCTGAATATATTTCAGGTATGACTTTCTTTACTGATATGTTAGATTATTTAGTTTTAGTTTTTGGAGCTATATTTACTTATCAAGGGAAAATCAATTTTGGTGACTTCTTAGCTTATCTTCTGTATATAAGAATTTTTAGTCAACCTATAAAAAGACTTGTAGGTTTTGTTGAACAATATCAAAATGGTATGAGCGGTTTTAAAAGATTTAAAGATATGCTTGATCAAGATATTGAAAAAGATTCCCCTAATGCTATTAACTTAACAAATGTAAAAGGAAATATCACTTTAGAAAATGTTTATTTTAGTCATGATAAAAAAATTATTTTAAAGAATTTTACTCTTAATATTAAAGCTGGAGAAACATTAGCTTTAGTTGGCCCATCAGGTGGTGGAAAAACAACAATTTGCAATTTAATTCCTCGTTTTTATGATATTGATAGTGGAGATATTAAAATTGACTCTCAAAGCATCTATAATTTTAAAATCGATTCTCTTAGACAAAATATTGGAATTGTTCAACAAGATCCATTTTTATTTACAGGAACTATTAAAGATAATCTAACAATTGGAAAACCTGACGCATCTGATGAAGAAATTATAGAAGCTGCAACAAAAGCTAATATACATGATTTTATTGAAACTTTACCAAAGGGTTATAATACTGAAGTGGGTGAAAGAGGAGTTAAACTTTCTGGAGGTCAAAAACAAAGAATTGCCATTGGTAGAATTTTCTTAAAAAATCCTCCAATTTTAATTTTAGACGAAGCAACTTCTGCTCTAGACAATATCACTGAGCAACTTATCCAAGAATCTTTAGATGAACTTTCTAAAAATCGTACTACAATCGTTGTAGCTCATAGATTATCTACCGTTAAAAATGCAGATACAATAGTTGTTATCACTGATGATGGTATTGTTGAAAAAGGCACTCATGAAGAATTAATAAATAACAAAGGTTTTTATTACAATTTACATTTAGGAATATTACAATAGTTTTATTTAGGAGGAACATGAACAGAAATTTTTTTCACAAATATTTTACAATCTTTTTTATTTTAAATTTATTATTTATAACAAATCACTCTTTTTGTAAAGAGAATAATTACATTGTTGTAGCTCAAGGATCAAAACCTAAATCTTTAGATCCACATACTTTCAATGAATTTCCAACTTTAGGTATCACAGAGCATATTTTTAACACTTTAGTTACACTTGATGAAAATGGAACTCCTGTTCCTGAATTAGCTAAAGATTTTAAATATCTTTCACCTACAGAAATTTTATTTACAATAAGAGAAAATGTTAAATTTCATAATGGAGATATTTTAACTTCTGATGATGTTATTTTCAGTTTAGAAAGAATGATAGAGAAACCTGGAAGCAGAATTATTTTAAAAGATATAAAATCTGTTTCTAAAACTTCTAGTAATGATGTTTTAATAACTTTAAAGGAGCCTTCAGCTCCCTTTCTGGCAAATTTAACATTGCCTATTGCAGCAATTATGAATAAAAAATATATTCAAGATGGTAATAATGTTGCATTAAATCCTATGGGAACTGGTCCTTATATGGTTAAAAATTGGGGCAATGGAGACAAAATTATTCTTAAAAGTTTTAAAGATTACTTTAAAGGTTCTCCTCAAAATGAAGGATTAATTTTTAAAATTATAACTGAAAATACAAGTCGTTTAGCTGCTTTAGAAACTGGAGAGGTAGATATAATATATGCTATATCACCTATTGATTTTCAAACTGTTGAAAAAAATCCAAATTTAAATCTTTTAAATAAAACTACAACTACAACTGAGTTAATGGTTTTAAACGTTGAAAAAGAGGGGTTAAATGATAAAAATGTTAGAAAAGCAATTCATATGGCCGTAGATAAAGAGGGAATTTTAGAAGCTATCTTTTTAAGTAAAGGTTCTATTGCTACTTCTCCTATAAATCCAAATATATTTGGTAGTTATCAAAGACTTAAACCTCTAAATCACAATATTGAAGAGGCTAAAAAGTTAATACGAGATAAAGGTAAACTTCCTTCACTTAAAATTTGGACTAGCGAAAATATTGTGAGAGTTCAAATTGCACAAATTATCCAAGCTAATTTAAAAGAGATTGGAATAGATTCTACAATTGAAATAGTTGAATGGGGAACATTTTTAAAAAGAACTTCAGAAGGAGCCCACGATATTCTTTTAACTACATGGATTTTAGGTGTTAGTGATATTGATACTGTTGTTACAACTCTTTTTCATTCGGCCTCTATTGGAGCAGAAGGAAATCGTTCTTTTTATAATAATCCTAATTTAGACAAAGAGATTGATTTAGCTCGTTCTACAACTGATAGTGAAAAACGTAAAGAACATTACAAAACTGTTCAAGAAATTATACTAGATGAAAATCCTATTATTCCATTGGTTTATAAAATTGATGGAATTGGAATAAATAAAAGAATTAAAAATTTTGATTACAACAAAGCAAGTATGAGAAACTATTATGAAAATATGAAAAAAGTAGATGTTAAATAACATCTACTTTTTTGTAATCATCTCTATTAAATCTTTTACTGTCTCATTTAAGTATTGACCTTTTAAATACTCCATTTTTACATCTTCATAAACAAACTTTTTAATCTCTTTTGGTCTTTCTACAAAGATATCTCCACAAACTTCATAATTCTCTGATAAAGGCACAATAAAAGGAACTTTAAACTCTTCAACTTCCATTAAAGGCTTTAAAAATTTTTCTCCTCTAGCTTTAGTTATAATTGCCATATCAAAGTTTGGATTTAATTCACAAAACTTTTTTAAAACAGTTACATTTACTTGAAAGTCCATACACCAAGGTTCTCCAGAAACCAGAAAGTTTATTTTCTGCTCAATATTTTTAACTATATTTATTTCATCTTCAGTCATTACTATTCTTGAATAATTTTTTGGAATTCTATCTCTTTCACTTTTTATTCCTGTTCCCATAAAAGCATCAAAGTTCATTCCAGCTGAATAAAGAGTTTTCATATCCATTTAATTCACCTCGTTTTTACTATTTATTTAATAGTTTGCAATTTTTATATTCATTTTTTTGACCTAATCTATATGTACAAGTTCCTGATAATACTTTACATTTTATTGACATATAATCTTCATCAATCATCATTCCAATAGAGTTTTCACATTCTAAAGTTGGATATTTTTCAATAACCTCTTTTTTTTCCTCTACTGTTATAAAATATCTTTCCATTTTCACTTCTCCTACCTTTTCATTTTATAATATCTATCTCTCAATAAGAAATAATAAGCTCCACTTAAAATATATGCCACAGACATATAATTCAAAACACCTCTACCTAAATATTTAAGTCCTAGTCCTACTAAAAGTCCGCCAGTTATAAAAGATAGTATATTTATAGCATAATACTTCATTTTCCACGTTATCTCTCTATTTCCTCTTAAATAATGTCCTATCACAACTCCTAAATCTGTTACAGTTCCTGTCATATGAGTTGTTCTAATTACCATACCTCTATAACGTATGAATAAACCATTTTGTAATCCCAATGAAAAAGCAAGAATAAATACAAATAAAACTTGTGTATCTAAATATATGTCTACTATTTTCAATAGTATTCCAATAAATATAAATGTATCTCCATATCTTTTTCGAAGTTCAAAATCTCTTCCTGATCCTACAATAATTCCTGAAACTATAGCTCCAAAGAAGAATGAAGTTACTAACCCTAACATTATCTTTAAATGTGGTATATTAAAATATGCTAAATCCGTAGAGATTCTTGTGACACTTCCTGTTATATGGCTAGCCGTTAAAGAAAATTGAAGTATAGCAAAGGCGTTCATTCCTCCTCCTAAAAGAGCTAATAAACTTATCCATAAAAACAGTTTTTTATTAATTTGTTCCATCTCTACCTTCTTCTTAATACTTTATTTTAAATACTGCTTTTTTTAATTCTTTTGGTTCATCATTTTTAGCAATTAATGGCATATGAGGCTCATCTGGGAAAACTATTAAAAAGTTATCCTTTGTCATATTCATTCTATACTCTTCTGTACCTTCTAAAACTTGAAAGTCTGATTCTTCATTATAATCTGTTTTCTCTTTTAAAGAATCTTTTAAAGAGTAACCAATTCCCTCTTCTCCATCTATTACAATATGGATATCAATATATTTTTTATGTCCTTCAAAAAAACACTCTTCTAAAACTTTTGTTTTACACTCTTGAATGTTAAAAAATACATTGTCTCCATCAATTTCATTTTTTCCTACAACACCATTTTTAAAACTCCCATTTTCTATAGCTTCTATTGCCATATCTAAACCTTTAGAAATACCTTTGTAAAACTTTAATTCATTTGTTTGTCCAAAAATCATTTTATGCCCCCTTAATTTTAATCGTCAATCTAATAATATTCTAAAAACCTTCATAAAGTCAAGCTATAATTTAATTTAGATTGATTTTTTTTGATAATTCTTTTATAATATAGTGTGAAGAAATATATTTAGAGGAGGATATTGTGTTACAAAAATTTAAAAGAAACTTTTCGATTATAGCACATATAGATCACGGTAAATCAACTGTAGCTGATAGATTACTTCAAGCTACTGGAACTGTTACTGAAAGAGAAATGAAAGAGCAGCTACTTGACTCAATGGAGCTAGAAAGAGAAAAAGGAATTACTATAAAAGCTCAAGCAGTTACTTTAAAATATAAAGCTAACGATGGAAATGAATATGAATTAAATCTTATTGATACTCCTGGACACGTTGACTTTATATATGAGGTTTCGCGTTCTCTATCAGCATGTGAAGGAGCTCTTTTAGTTGTTGATGCAGCTCAAGGTGTTGAAGCTCAAACTCTTGCTAATGTTTATTTAGCACTTGAAAACAGCCTTGAAATAGTTCCTGTTATCAATAAGATTGACTTACCTGCTGCAGATGTTGATAAAGTTAAAAATGAAATTGAGGATATTATTGGATTACCTGCTGATGATGCAGTTTTAGTTTCAGCTAAAGCTGGTATTGGAATTCCTGAGCTTTTAGAAGCTATTGTTGAGAGAGTTCCTGCTCCAACTTTTGATGAAGAAGCACCTTTAAAAGCTATGATTTTTGACTCTTTATTTGATGACTATCGTGGAGTTATAACTTATGTTAAAGTTCTTGATGGTTCTATTAAAAAAGGAGACAAAATCAAAATTTGGTCAACTGGAAAAGAGTTTGACGTACTTGAGTGTGGAATTTTCGCTCCTACAAAAAAAGAACAACCTGAATTAAGTTCAGGATCTGTTGGATATATTATAACTGGTATTAAAACAATCCAAGATACACAGGTTGGAGATACAATAACTCATGCTAAAAGACCTTGTGCTGAGCCGTTAGATGGATTTAGACCTGCTCAATCAATGGTATTTGCTGGATTATACCCTATATCTACAGATGACTATGAAGATTTAAGAGAAGCTTTAGAAAAACTTCAATTAAACGATGCATCTTTAACATTTATTCCTGAGACATCTCTTGCTTTAGGATTTGGATTTAGATGTGGATTCCTTGGATTATTACACATGGAAATTATAGTTGAAAGACTTAGAAGAGAATATGATATTGACTTAATTTCTACTTCTCCATCAGTTGAGTATAGAATTACAATGGAAGGAAAAGAAACTTACGTTATTGATAACCCTTGTGATTTCCCTGAAGGTGGAAGAGCTAAGTTTAGTGTTGAAGAACCTTATATTAAAGGAAGTATACTAACTCCAAAAGATTATGTTGGAAATGTTATGGAACTTTGCCAAGAAAAAAGAGGAACTTACATAGATATGAAGTACATAGATGATAACAGAACAATGGTAATATATGAGTTACCTCTTGCAGAAATTGTTATCGACTTCTATGATAAATTAAAATCAAGAACTAAAGGATATGCTTCTTTCGAGTATGAGATGATTGGTTACAAAGAATCTACACTTGTTAAAGTTGATATCTTAGTTTCTGGAAATGTTGTGGATGCATTCTCATTTATAGCTCACAATGATCATGCTGCTTCTAGAGGAAGAGCTATTTGTGAAAAATTAAAAGAGATTATCCCAAGACAACAATTCGAAGTACCTATACAAGCTGCATTAGGAGCTAAAATAATAGCTAGAGAGACTATCAAAGCATATAGAAAGAACGTTCTTGCTAAATGTTATGGTGGAGATATCTCAAGAAAGAAAAAACTTCTAGAAAAGCAAAAAGAAGGAAAGAAGAGAATGAAACAAATTGGAAACGTAGAGATTCCACAAGAAGCATTCGTATCAGTTCTTAAACTTAATGATTAATAAAATTTTAGGTGAGCATATGCTCACCTTTTATTATATGGGAGGGATTTTATATCTATGAAAAATTTACATTTTATTATTAAAAAAATATTCCCAGATATTTTAAGTATTCTAATTTTTTTATCTGGAACTATGATTATGTTTTCAAATTCTTCAAAATTTGACTTAAGGTACATTAAATTTATCTACTCCGTTCTTCCTGGAGATATTATAACTCTTTCTCACGTTTCTTCTAATATAATTGGAACTTTTCTTCTTATTCTTGCTTATGGTATTTATAGACGATTAGATAGTGCTTATTATCTTTCTATAGTGGCTTTTATCTTTTCTATTTTCTTTAGTTTTTTCAAAGGTTTTAATTACTTAGAAGCTGCCTTTTTTAGCTTTATACTACTTTTATTAATTCCTTCAAAAGACCGTTTTTATAGAAAATCATCTATTTTAAAAGATAAACTTTCATTAAAATGGGTTTTCTTTACTCTATTTATTATATTACTTAGTATTTTCTTTGGATTTTATTCTTTTAGGACAGTGGAATATAAAAAAGAAGTTTGGTGGCATTTAGCTTTAAATAAACACTACTCAATTTTTCTAAGAAATAGTTTCATATCTCTATCTATTTTCTGTATTTTTTTAGTTTTTAATTTTTTTAATACTGTTTTAAGTGTTGAAAAAATTCCTAGTTCCAAAGTTCTAAGCGAAATAAAAAAAATAATTAGTACTAGTGATAATAGTTATGCTGCTTTAGCTTTACTTCCTGATAAATCAATTCTTTTTAATAAATGTAAAGACGCTTTTATTATGTATGGAAATACTAGTGGAAATTTAATATCTATGGGAGATCCCATTGGAAACAAAACTCATTTTCATGAAATTATCCAAAATTTTTATAGAATAGGAAGACAAAGTGGTAAAAATATTGCATTTTATGAAATTTCAAAAGAACATCTATCTGATTAT from the Candidatus Cetobacterium colombiensis genome contains:
- a CDS encoding helix-turn-helix domain-containing protein, whose product is MDVFLKDNDLKILRYILYNNNSTIKKISEFVNLSDVYVRESIKKINKYLKLNFDFEIVKIGKELHFPIEKKELFSQQFPKNISGGFSSKKIRVDYIILTLIFQNKIKLTEIAEFFNVTRLTISNDLKEVKSILKSFNLNLESKKWEGISLSTESDRFSFFSIEYLTKILFEQGLTLNITTQYSITNSHFSKYLNSFINLETQKSILNFLQNLVKDLNLNLDIFNFQSFYAAIIFSYIHKEFNLSKVFFIKRKYLKESSDKHIDYFKHIPGYDSIKHINLELLSILIVGNTIDALDTPKFFPHSIFEFIIKLEGFFKFNFLYNDKLVIKNMLKTYLFKKKYELTRFTVPIKNIPSDNLIFISKMNSLINKDKEYIYYDDIVELSFFLKSLKKKYFCEKGKNKSILLVDSEYNLWLSENLKDFISLNYCIGQIDLLSIFNNINWNSLEKKYDAIFFINLKKPIDVISFNNCFEISYFGNNQFFLEEYINFGG
- a CDS encoding YoaK family protein; the encoded protein is MEQINKKLFLWISLLALLGGGMNAFAILQFSLTASHITGSVTRISTDLAYFNIPHLKIMLGLVTSFFFGAIVSGIIVGSGRDFELRKRYGDTFIFIGILLKIVDIYLDTQVLFVFILAFSLGLQNGLFIRYRGMVIRTTHMTGTVTDLGVVIGHYLRGNREITWKMKYYAINILSFITGGLLVGLGLKYLGRGVLNYMSVAYILSGAYYFLLRDRYYKMKR
- a CDS encoding phosphatidylglycerol lysyltransferase domain-containing protein — protein: MKNLHFIIKKIFPDILSILIFLSGTMIMFSNSSKFDLRYIKFIYSVLPGDIITLSHVSSNIIGTFLLILAYGIYRRLDSAYYLSIVAFIFSIFFSFFKGFNYLEAAFFSFILLLLIPSKDRFYRKSSILKDKLSLKWVFFTLFIILLSIFFGFYSFRTVEYKKEVWWHLALNKHYSIFLRNSFISLSIFCIFLVFNFFNTVLSVEKIPSSKVLSEIKKIISTSDNSYAALALLPDKSILFNKCKDAFIMYGNTSGNLISMGDPIGNKTHFHEIIQNFYRIGRQSGKNIAFYEISKEHLSDYLELGLKIIKIGEEAIINLKNYDISTPLYKKIRYTFNKFEKLEFTFKIVDSIAGIEDQLENVSNDWLKNKKAKEKEFSLGKFNLDYLRNFKIALLYNEKNELIAFSNLLTTDDKSEVSIDLMRYVNSAPSGTMEYLFIKIINWSKENEYNRFSLGMAPLSGIYGGDLAPLWNRLSVFLFNHGGNFYNFEGLKQFKDKFAPQWESKYLAYSGHFNLASLLKDIAILISGGIFGIFSKK
- a CDS encoding YhcH/YjgK/YiaL family protein; the protein is MIFGQTNELKFYKGISKGLDMAIEAIENGSFKNGVVGKNEIDGDNVFFNIQECKTKVLEECFFEGHKKYIDIHIVIDGEEGIGYSLKDSLKEKTDYNEESDFQVLEGTEEYRMNMTKDNFLIVFPDEPHMPLIAKNDEPKELKKAVFKIKY
- a CDS encoding thioredoxin family protein; translated protein: MDMKTLYSAGMNFDAFMGTGIKSERDRIPKNYSRIVMTEDEINIVKNIEQKINFLVSGEPWCMDFQVNVTVLKKFCELNPNFDMAIITKARGEKFLKPLMEVEEFKVPFIVPLSENYEVCGDIFVERPKEIKKFVYEDVKMEYLKGQYLNETVKDLIEMITKK
- the lepA gene encoding translation elongation factor 4, which translates into the protein MLQKFKRNFSIIAHIDHGKSTVADRLLQATGTVTEREMKEQLLDSMELEREKGITIKAQAVTLKYKANDGNEYELNLIDTPGHVDFIYEVSRSLSACEGALLVVDAAQGVEAQTLANVYLALENSLEIVPVINKIDLPAADVDKVKNEIEDIIGLPADDAVLVSAKAGIGIPELLEAIVERVPAPTFDEEAPLKAMIFDSLFDDYRGVITYVKVLDGSIKKGDKIKIWSTGKEFDVLECGIFAPTKKEQPELSSGSVGYIITGIKTIQDTQVGDTITHAKRPCAEPLDGFRPAQSMVFAGLYPISTDDYEDLREALEKLQLNDASLTFIPETSLALGFGFRCGFLGLLHMEIIVERLRREYDIDLISTSPSVEYRITMEGKETYVIDNPCDFPEGGRAKFSVEEPYIKGSILTPKDYVGNVMELCQEKRGTYIDMKYIDDNRTMVIYELPLAEIVIDFYDKLKSRTKGYASFEYEMIGYKESTLVKVDILVSGNVVDAFSFIAHNDHAASRGRAICEKLKEIIPRQQFEVPIQAALGAKIIARETIKAYRKNVLAKCYGGDISRKKKLLEKQKEGKKRMKQIGNVEIPQEAFVSVLKLND
- a CDS encoding ABC transporter substrate-binding protein, which codes for MNRNFFHKYFTIFFILNLLFITNHSFCKENNYIVVAQGSKPKSLDPHTFNEFPTLGITEHIFNTLVTLDENGTPVPELAKDFKYLSPTEILFTIRENVKFHNGDILTSDDVIFSLERMIEKPGSRIILKDIKSVSKTSSNDVLITLKEPSAPFLANLTLPIAAIMNKKYIQDGNNVALNPMGTGPYMVKNWGNGDKIILKSFKDYFKGSPQNEGLIFKIITENTSRLAALETGEVDIIYAISPIDFQTVEKNPNLNLLNKTTTTTELMVLNVEKEGLNDKNVRKAIHMAVDKEGILEAIFLSKGSIATSPINPNIFGSYQRLKPLNHNIEEAKKLIRDKGKLPSLKIWTSENIVRVQIAQIIQANLKEIGIDSTIEIVEWGTFLKRTSEGAHDILLTTWILGVSDIDTVVTTLFHSASIGAEGNRSFYNNPNLDKEIDLARSTTDSEKRKEHYKTVQEIILDENPIIPLVYKIDGIGINKRIKNFDYNKASMRNYYENMKKVDVK
- a CDS encoding ABC transporter ATP-binding protein, with the protein product MVKKFISYYKPYKKLFFLDLLAAITVSACDLIYPMLSRVAVNNFIPNKNYKSIITLGIFLFGIYIIKLFCNYFMNYWGHVVGVRMQSDMRKDIYVKLQNFPIKYFDNTQTGSIMSRIVNDLQEVSELAHHGPEDLFISIIMILGSFFLLLNINIPLTLIIFSVIPFTIWFTINRRQKMSDAFLETREKIGTINSTLQNSISGIRVSKAFVNKDEELEKFKVSNSQFKKARESAYKVMAEYISGMTFFTDMLDYLVLVFGAIFTYQGKINFGDFLAYLLYIRIFSQPIKRLVGFVEQYQNGMSGFKRFKDMLDQDIEKDSPNAINLTNVKGNITLENVYFSHDKKIILKNFTLNIKAGETLALVGPSGGGKTTICNLIPRFYDIDSGDIKIDSQSIYNFKIDSLRQNIGIVQQDPFLFTGTIKDNLTIGKPDASDEEIIEAATKANIHDFIETLPKGYNTEVGERGVKLSGGQKQRIAIGRIFLKNPPILILDEATSALDNITEQLIQESLDELSKNRTTIVVAHRLSTVKNADTIVVITDDGIVEKGTHEELINNKGFYYNLHLGILQ